The Etheostoma cragini isolate CJK2018 chromosome 5, CSU_Ecrag_1.0, whole genome shotgun sequence genome contains a region encoding:
- the LOC117944746 gene encoding RILP-like protein 1 isoform X1 — protein sequence METSVMSALDRPVAELTVMDVYDIAAVLGQEFERVIDRYGCESLTGVVPKVVRVLELLEALVSSGATGQEAEELRRELDRLRQERSDRYEQERKHQKELELVDDVWRGEVQDLLSQISQLQAENKRLLVSLSLRESPVTEEDLQKQEGMSDKERQVVNKLKDLVDKQRDEIRAKDHELTLKNKDVEAFQMQQHRLIRINQDLRHRVGVMEAQGKALIQQRAELEAAAQARQQELGALQMEVARLRKELRGWELEREVTDIEINRSGMSPPTSPQMTSSASNSQPNSVWVECGEEPGFLASYLKSPSLLPGSSKRENNEEEGDKDEDTSACLLKVSAETGPEEKTDRLEQDSDQPCFTLQELRHVLQEKNELKAQVFMLHEELAYYKSEEFGDEFSSMVCPPSPPPCSSSTDQAESGIRRLIFTAIMPMVAAGLISDDPTLMPIRRLFFV from the exons ATGGAAACCTCCGTTATGTCAGCGCTGGATAGGCCCGTGGCGGAGCTGACGGTTATGGATGTGTACGACATAGCGGCGGTGCTCGGACAGGAGTTTGAGCGGGTCATCGACAGGTATGGGTGCGAGTCTCTGACCGGGGTGGTGCCCAAAGTGGTGCGGGtcctggagctgctggaggcCCTGGTGAGCAGCGGAGCTACCGGACAAGAGGCCGAGGAACTGCGGAGGGAGCTGGATAGGCTGCGGCAGGAGAGGAGCGACAGATACGAGCAGGAGAGGAAGCACCAGAag GAGTTGGAGTTGGTGGACGATGTATGGCGAGGAGAAGTCCAGGACCTGCTCTCTCAAATCAGCCAGCTTCAGGCCGAGAACAAGAGGCTGTTAGTAAGCCTCTCTCTCAGAGAGTCCCCTGTTACAGAGGAAGACCTGCAGAAACAGGAGG GAATGTCAGACAAGGAGAGGCAGGTGGTGAATAAGCTGAAAGACTTGGTGGATAAGCAGAGGGATGAAATCCGGGCTAAAGACCATGAGCTGACACTAAAAAACAAGGATGTTGAGGCG TTCCAGATGCAGCAACATCGGCTAATAAGAATCAACCAGGACCTTCGTCACAGGGTAGGAGTGATGGAGGCTCAGGGAAAGGCACTGATCCAGCAGAGGGCTGAGCTGGAAGCGGCAGCCCAGGCACGGCAGCAGGAGCTGGGGGCTCTGCAGATGGAGGTCGCAAGGCTGAGAAAGGAGCTCCGAGGGTGGGAACTGGAGAGAGAGGTCACTGATATAGAAATAAACAGATCTGGGATGTCACCACCTACATCACCACAGATGACg TCTTCGGCATCTAACTCCCAACCAAATTCAGTGTGGGTGGAGTGTGGAGAGGAACCTGGCTTCCTGGCAAGCTACTTAAAGAGTCCTTCCCTTCTCCCAGGGTCatcaaagagagaaaataatgagGAAGAGGGTGACAAAGATGAGGACACATCAGCATGTTTACTG AAGGTGTCCGCTGAGACAGGGCCAGAGGAGAAGACAGACCGCCTGGAGCAGGATTCAGACCAACCTTGCTTCACCCTGCAGGAGCTGCGGCACGTCCTGCAGGAGAAGAATGAACTCAAGGCCCAAGTGTTTATGCTACATGAAGAGCTGGCATATTACAAAAG TGAGGAGTTTGGGGATGAATTCAGCTCCATGGTTtgtcctccatctcctccacctTGCTCCAGTTCCACTGATCAGGCCGAATCAGGAATTAGACGCTT GATCTTCACTGCTATAATGCCGATGGTGGCAGCCGGATTGATTTCAGACGACCCCACATTGATGCCAATCAGAAGACTGTTCTTCGTATGA
- the LOC117944746 gene encoding RILP-like protein 1 isoform X2 — translation METSVMSALDRPVAELTVMDVYDIAAVLGQEFERVIDRYGCESLTGVVPKVVRVLELLEALVSSGATGQEAEELRRELDRLRQERSDRYEQERKHQKELELVDDVWRGEVQDLLSQISQLQAENKRLLVSLSLRESPVTEEDLQKQEGMSDKERQVVNKLKDLVDKQRDEIRAKDHELTLKNKDVEAFQMQQHRLIRINQDLRHRVGVMEAQGKALIQQRAELEAAAQARQQELGALQMEVARLRKELRGWELEREVTDIEINRSGMSPPTSPQMTSSASNSQPNSVWVECGEEPGFLASYLKSPSLLPGSSKRENNEEEGDKDEDTSACLLVSAETGPEEKTDRLEQDSDQPCFTLQELRHVLQEKNELKAQVFMLHEELAYYKSEEFGDEFSSMVCPPSPPPCSSSTDQAESGIRRLIFTAIMPMVAAGLISDDPTLMPIRRLFFV, via the exons ATGGAAACCTCCGTTATGTCAGCGCTGGATAGGCCCGTGGCGGAGCTGACGGTTATGGATGTGTACGACATAGCGGCGGTGCTCGGACAGGAGTTTGAGCGGGTCATCGACAGGTATGGGTGCGAGTCTCTGACCGGGGTGGTGCCCAAAGTGGTGCGGGtcctggagctgctggaggcCCTGGTGAGCAGCGGAGCTACCGGACAAGAGGCCGAGGAACTGCGGAGGGAGCTGGATAGGCTGCGGCAGGAGAGGAGCGACAGATACGAGCAGGAGAGGAAGCACCAGAag GAGTTGGAGTTGGTGGACGATGTATGGCGAGGAGAAGTCCAGGACCTGCTCTCTCAAATCAGCCAGCTTCAGGCCGAGAACAAGAGGCTGTTAGTAAGCCTCTCTCTCAGAGAGTCCCCTGTTACAGAGGAAGACCTGCAGAAACAGGAGG GAATGTCAGACAAGGAGAGGCAGGTGGTGAATAAGCTGAAAGACTTGGTGGATAAGCAGAGGGATGAAATCCGGGCTAAAGACCATGAGCTGACACTAAAAAACAAGGATGTTGAGGCG TTCCAGATGCAGCAACATCGGCTAATAAGAATCAACCAGGACCTTCGTCACAGGGTAGGAGTGATGGAGGCTCAGGGAAAGGCACTGATCCAGCAGAGGGCTGAGCTGGAAGCGGCAGCCCAGGCACGGCAGCAGGAGCTGGGGGCTCTGCAGATGGAGGTCGCAAGGCTGAGAAAGGAGCTCCGAGGGTGGGAACTGGAGAGAGAGGTCACTGATATAGAAATAAACAGATCTGGGATGTCACCACCTACATCACCACAGATGACg TCTTCGGCATCTAACTCCCAACCAAATTCAGTGTGGGTGGAGTGTGGAGAGGAACCTGGCTTCCTGGCAAGCTACTTAAAGAGTCCTTCCCTTCTCCCAGGGTCatcaaagagagaaaataatgagGAAGAGGGTGACAAAGATGAGGACACATCAGCATGTTTACTG GTGTCCGCTGAGACAGGGCCAGAGGAGAAGACAGACCGCCTGGAGCAGGATTCAGACCAACCTTGCTTCACCCTGCAGGAGCTGCGGCACGTCCTGCAGGAGAAGAATGAACTCAAGGCCCAAGTGTTTATGCTACATGAAGAGCTGGCATATTACAAAAG TGAGGAGTTTGGGGATGAATTCAGCTCCATGGTTtgtcctccatctcctccacctTGCTCCAGTTCCACTGATCAGGCCGAATCAGGAATTAGACGCTT GATCTTCACTGCTATAATGCCGATGGTGGCAGCCGGATTGATTTCAGACGACCCCACATTGATGCCAATCAGAAGACTGTTCTTCGTATGA
- the rilpl2 gene encoding RILP-like protein 2: MSDGGSAVALEVCYLLPVKVLNPRQKERKRYFLGGIAGSRVEKLLVIRILFQESYRSVMEFGEEPSPALAFEKDAFELSVEDVYDISYVIGRDLLKISSKGEEVSDLQFRIVRVLEMFETLVNKYNLSLEELKMERDNLKSELDRIIKESSSGQGTQTAGPNQLLVDLTDPNRPRFTMQELKEVLQERNQLKAQLMVAQEELQLYKSGILPQAEPAMVEVDLKTPDSTEHSPSTTNNAKEEKTTIGKLFSFRRK, translated from the exons ATGAGTGATGGGGGAAGTGCTGTTGCTCTGGAAGTTTGTTACCTTCTGCCAGTAAAAGTGTTGAACccaagacaaaaagaaagaaagcgctattttttggggggaattgcGGGTAGTAGAGTAGAAAAGTTATTAGTTATTCGAATTCTTTTTCAGGAGTCGTATCGTTCCGTCATGGAGTTTGGTGAAGAGCCGTCGCCCGCTCTGGCTTTCGAGAAGGACGCGTTTGAGCTCTCGGTTGAGGATGTGTATGATATTTCGTATGTCATCGGACGAGACTTATTGAAAATAAGCAGCAAAGGGGAAGAAGTGTCGGATTTACAGTTCAGAATAGTGCGTGTGTTGGAAATGTTCGAGACTCTGGTCAACAAGTACAACTTGTCTCTGGAGGAGTTGAAAATGGAGCGGGACAACCTGAAGAGTGAGCTGGACAGGATCATCAAGGAGAGCTCCTCTGGGCAGGGCACG CAAACAGCGGGACCAAACCAGCTGCTGGTGGACCTCACAGACCCCAATAGACCGCGCTTCACCATGCAGGAGCTGAAGGAGGTCCTGCAGGAGAGGAACCAGCTCAAAGCTCAGCTCATGGTGGCTCAGGAGGAGCTTCAGCTCTACAAAAG TGGGATTCTGCCACAGGCTGAGCCAGCCATGGTGGAGGTGGATCTGAAAACACCAGACTCTACAGAGCACAGTCCATCCACAACAAATAATGcaaaagaagagaagacaaCCATAGGCAAACT GTTTTCATTCAGGCGAAAATAA
- the kmt5ab gene encoding lysine methyltransferase 5Ab, with translation MFQSLRSASKPRSPLSDNTSMLIQEGNESDEINPDTSKLKKDVSNEIKSESCESKEQKPEMACHGIREQSPDQLKQKESSTHTNGRAAADIKLSASKPRSRTGRKLRAKKTEVKTSQNRKVTDYYPIRRSNRKTNAELKSEEHRHIDDLIKNDTEEGLQIKHIEGKGRGIFAVKSFKKGEFVVEYHGDLLELAEAKRREAQYAQDPKKGCYMYYFQYQSKTYCVDATEETSRLGRLINHSKSGNCQTRLHPIKGTPHLILVASRDIDAEEELLYDYGDRSKSSVLAHPWLKY, from the exons ATGTTTCAGAGTCTACGCAGTGCAAGCAAACCTAGATCCCCTCTGAGCGACAATACAAGCATGCTGATCCAGGAAGGAAATGAATCTGATGAAATTAATCCTGACAcgtcaaagttaaaaaaag ACGTGTCTAATGAAATCAAATCTGAGAGTTGTGAGTCTAAAGAGCAGAAGCCTGAAATGGCTTGTCATGGGATCAGAGAGCAAAGCCCTGACCAACTAAAGCAAAAAGAGTCCTCGACGCACACAAATGGCAGGGCAGCAGCAGACATCAAACTCTCAGCATCCAAACCTCGAAGTAGAACTGGTCGAAAACTCAGAGCGAAAAA gaCAGAGGTCAAAACTTCCCAAAACAGAAAGGTGACGGACTATTATCCCATCAGACGGAGCAACAGAAAAACTAACGCAGAGTTAAAG agtgaagaacacagacacattgATGACCTGATAAAGAATGACACTGAAGAAGGACTGCAG ATCAAACACATAGAAGGAAAAGGCAGAGGGATATTTGCTGTCAAGAGCTTCAAAAAGGGAGAGTTTGTTGTGGAGTACCATGGAGATCTACTGGAACTAGCTGAGGCTAAAAGAAGAGAGGCCCAGTATGCCCAGGATCCTAAAAAAGGCTGTTACATGTACTACTTCCAGTATCAATCCAAAACGTACTG TGTGGACGCTACAGAGGAAACAAGCCGTCTTGGAAGACTGATCAACCACAGCAAAAGTGGAAACTGCCAAACTAGGCTTCACCCCATCAAGGGTACCCCTCATCTGATTTTGGTGGCTTCCAGAGACATCGACGCAGAGGAAGAGCTGCTGTACGACTACGGTGATCGGAGTAAATCCTCAGTCTTGGCTCACCCTTGGCTCAAATACTAA
- the c5h12orf65 gene encoding probable peptide chain release factor C12orf65 homolog, mitochondrial, which yields MSRLVQFLSWTYGVSSRVIWRASPSVSPLLMPLPSGLTCVLAAGKKDLINFPVLNEDELEEQFVRGSGPGGQATNKTSNCVVLKHIPSGTVVKCHQTRSVDINRKRAREIMREKLNVVYKGELSEVLVKKKESELRKQEKRRKANENLERKKLFKEALAADSKSGNDPV from the exons ATGTCGCGGCTTGTCCAGTTCCTCAGCTGGACGTACGGTGTGTCCAGCCGGGTCATATGGAGAGCTTCTCCCAGTGTCTCTCCACTACTAATGCCGCTCCCGTCTGGACTGACATGTGTTTTGGCAGCGGGCAAAAAGGACTTAATAAACTTTCCTGTCCTGAATGAGGACGAGCTCGAAGAGCAGTTTGTGAGAGGATCTGGACCCGGAGGACAGGCCACGAACAAAACCAGCAACTGTGTGGTGCTCAAGCACATCCCCAGTGGGACTGTTGTGAAg TGCCATCAAACCAGATCTGTGGATATAAATCGAAAGCGTGCTCGGGAAATTATGCGCGAGAAACTTAATGTTGTTTATAAAGGAGAACTCAGTGAAGTTCTTGTGAAGAAGAAGGAGTCTGAGCTGAGGAAacaagagaagaggaggaaggcaAATGAGaatctggaaagaaaaaaactctttaaagaAGCGCTGGCTGCAGACTCCAAATCTGGAAATGACCCTGtttga